One Synechococcus sp. JA-2-3B'a(2-13) genomic window carries:
- a CDS encoding ABC transporter permease, whose protein sequence is MLARIPTWLRGVSYAIYGFLYLPILLIAVYSFNRARFGLAWTGFTFDWYLSLFQNALVWQATQNTLVLALVSTLVSTLLGSLLGYGLYRYRFPGKKILQGLMLLPVIVPDIVMAIALLLFYQFVRFYTGLFELGLGTMILAHITFQIAFVAIVVRSRLQLLDPALEEAAYDLYANTWQKLRYVTLPLAMPGIQAAALLAFTLSIDDFVISFFTSGPESLTLPILIYSTARRGVTPEINALSTLIILVTLILVVGFPLRSAPHR, encoded by the coding sequence ATGTTGGCAAGGATACCCACCTGGCTGCGGGGAGTCAGCTATGCCATCTATGGCTTTCTCTACCTGCCAATTCTGCTGATCGCCGTCTACTCCTTTAACCGAGCCCGCTTTGGCCTGGCGTGGACAGGTTTTACCTTCGATTGGTACCTTTCCCTGTTTCAGAATGCCCTGGTCTGGCAGGCCACGCAAAATACCCTCGTCCTGGCGTTGGTCAGCACGCTGGTCAGCACGCTGCTGGGATCCCTGCTGGGCTATGGGCTGTATCGCTATCGCTTCCCCGGTAAAAAGATCCTGCAGGGGCTGATGCTGTTGCCGGTGATCGTCCCCGATATTGTGATGGCCATCGCGCTGCTGCTATTCTACCAGTTTGTGCGCTTTTACACGGGCCTCTTTGAGCTGGGCTTGGGGACGATGATCTTGGCCCACATTACGTTTCAGATTGCTTTTGTGGCTATTGTGGTGCGCAGCCGTCTCCAACTTTTGGATCCCGCCCTGGAAGAAGCAGCCTATGACCTCTATGCAAACACCTGGCAAAAGCTACGCTATGTCACCTTGCCCTTGGCCATGCCAGGGATCCAAGCTGCCGCTTTGCTGGCTTTTACCCTTTCGATAGATGATTTTGTCATCTCCTTTTTTACCAGTGGGCCGGAGAGCCTGACCTTGCCAATTTTGATCTACAGCACGGCGCGACGAGGAGTTACCCCGGAAATCAATGCCCTCTCCACCTTGATCATTCTGGTTACCTTGATCTTGGTCGTGGGCTTCCCCCTGCGGAGTGCTCCGCACCGCTGA
- a CDS encoding TIGR03943 family putative permease subunit encodes MSRPVGRVSGTESKPLRWGNTAYREAVGLMLLGILLIVYRWRGTLLMLINPGYVNVALLAGLCLLGLGIGRWRGAKVASSEVHASLLGPRLGAGLLILTALLGFWVEPRPLSSQTALNRGVSPYLGASRSQPQAFRPKLDPRQRTLLDWVRTLDVYPDPYTYEDQPVRVQGFVIPDKQPDHFVIARFLVSCCAADAYPVGLPVRWPEAEQLTADSWLRLEGRMAVEQRDGQSQLVIAAEQVEPIPVPPNPYADE; translated from the coding sequence ATGTCTCGGCCTGTCGGTCGCGTCAGCGGGACGGAGTCCAAACCGTTGCGGTGGGGCAATACGGCCTACCGGGAGGCGGTTGGGTTGATGTTGCTAGGGATCCTGCTGATCGTCTATCGCTGGCGGGGCACCCTGCTGATGTTGATCAATCCCGGCTACGTGAATGTGGCGCTGTTGGCCGGGCTGTGTCTGTTGGGCTTGGGGATTGGCCGTTGGCGAGGAGCCAAAGTTGCCTCTTCTGAAGTCCATGCCTCACTATTGGGGCCGCGGCTGGGCGCAGGACTGTTGATCCTGACGGCCCTGCTGGGGTTTTGGGTCGAGCCACGCCCGCTCTCCAGCCAAACTGCCCTCAACCGAGGGGTATCTCCCTATCTGGGAGCATCTCGTAGCCAGCCGCAGGCTTTTCGCCCCAAGCTCGACCCGCGTCAGCGTACTCTGCTGGACTGGGTGCGCACCTTGGATGTTTACCCGGATCCCTACACCTATGAAGACCAGCCGGTGCGGGTGCAGGGGTTCGTCATTCCCGACAAGCAACCCGACCACTTTGTTATTGCCCGGTTTTTGGTTAGCTGCTGTGCTGCCGATGCTTACCCCGTGGGCTTGCCGGTGCGCTGGCCAGAGGCAGAGCAGTTAACTGCCGACAGTTGGCTGCGTCTGGAGGGGCGCATGGCCGTGGAGCAGCGGGATGGCCAATCTCAGTTGGTAATCGCTGCCGAGCAGGTGGAGCCGATACCGGTGCCGCCAAACCCCTATGCCGACGAATAA
- the apcB gene encoding allophycocyanin subunit beta → MRDAVTTLIKTYDLTGRYLDREAMDALKAFYDSGLRRIKAVNVINLNSVDIVKTAAAAMFAQVPDLIRPGGNAYTTRRYATCLRDMDYFLRYASYALVAADNSILDERVLAGLRETYNSLGVPIAPTVIGIQNMKTRTLELLGSGEDYSFVAEPFDYLSAKLSETDI, encoded by the coding sequence ATGCGGGATGCCGTAACCACGCTGATCAAAACCTACGACCTGACGGGCCGCTACTTGGATCGGGAGGCAATGGATGCGCTCAAGGCTTTTTATGACTCGGGGCTGCGGCGCATCAAGGCCGTGAACGTGATCAATCTCAACTCAGTGGATATCGTCAAAACGGCTGCTGCGGCCATGTTCGCCCAGGTGCCAGATCTCATCCGTCCGGGAGGCAACGCCTACACCACCCGCCGCTACGCCACCTGTTTGCGGGATATGGACTACTTCTTGCGCTACGCTTCCTACGCGCTGGTGGCTGCCGACAACAGCATTTTGGATGAGCGAGTCTTGGCCGGCTTACGGGAGACCTACAACTCCCTCGGTGTGCCCATCGCCCCGACGGTGATTGGCATTCAAAACATGAAAACCCGCACCCTGGAGCTGCTTGGCTCCGGCGAAGACTATAGCTTTGTGGCCGAGCCCTTCGATTACCTGAGCGCTAAGCTGAGCGAAACCGATATCTAA
- the truB gene encoding tRNA pseudouridine(55) synthase TruB, whose translation MGSLEGFLNLDKPAGLTSHDCVAVVRRVLRTRKVGHGGTLDPAATGVLPIAVGRATRFLSFLSGDKVYQATFRFGQRSDTDDAEGQIRLGSPCPGLSREQVEQCLREFTGEIWQVPPLYSALKRQGKKLYQLARAGVEAAELQLEPRRVVIRQLRILGWRAGDFPEVDLEVACGPGTYIRALARDVGEKLGCGGLMSRLRRLQSGPFRIAESLPLEKWRGSADPAAALLPIEWGFADWGAVQLSSAEAKQWLQGRAILLDRPIIGAPTLRVLDEEGKFLGLGYGQAGQLKPLRVLSPDP comes from the coding sequence ATGGGATCCCTGGAGGGCTTTCTCAACCTGGACAAGCCGGCGGGGCTCACCTCCCACGACTGTGTGGCAGTGGTGCGGCGGGTCTTGCGCACCCGCAAGGTGGGGCATGGGGGCACCTTGGATCCGGCGGCAACGGGGGTTTTGCCGATTGCGGTGGGACGGGCAACACGCTTTTTGTCGTTTTTGTCGGGAGATAAGGTGTATCAAGCAACCTTCCGATTTGGACAGCGTAGCGACACCGACGATGCTGAAGGGCAGATCCGGTTGGGATCCCCTTGTCCTGGGTTGAGTCGCGAGCAGGTAGAGCAGTGCTTGCGGGAGTTTACCGGCGAGATCTGGCAGGTGCCGCCCCTCTACAGCGCCCTTAAGCGCCAGGGGAAAAAGCTCTACCAGTTGGCCCGTGCCGGCGTGGAGGCTGCGGAACTCCAGTTGGAGCCGCGGCGGGTGGTCATTCGGCAACTGCGCATCCTGGGCTGGCGAGCCGGAGACTTTCCGGAAGTGGATCTGGAAGTTGCCTGTGGCCCCGGCACCTACATTCGTGCCCTTGCCCGCGATGTGGGGGAAAAATTGGGCTGTGGAGGGCTGATGAGCCGGCTGCGACGGCTGCAAAGTGGCCCCTTTCGCATCGCAGAAAGCCTGCCCCTGGAGAAATGGCGGGGATCCGCGGATCCCGCTGCTGCCCTGCTGCCCATCGAGTGGGGATTTGCCGATTGGGGTGCGGTACAGCTCTCTTCCGCCGAAGCGAAGCAGTGGCTGCAGGGTCGGGCCATTCTCCTCGACCGGCCCATTATCGGTGCCCCTACTTTGCGGGTGCTGGATGAGGAGGGCAAGTTTTTGGGCTTGGGGTACGGTCAGGCAGGTCAGCTCAAGCCGCTGCGGGTGTTGTCGCCGGATCCCTAG
- a CDS encoding DMT family transporter produces the protein MAQSDLFFQPIWQRLLMIAPFFLWGSAMVVMRDALSETTPLFIAILRLLPAGILVLAFRLWQGRGSAASHAWHPRGLRGWLWVLAFALVDGTCFQGFLAQGLKETGAGLGSVLIDSQPLAVALMATWFYRERMGSLGWLSLGLGVFGIGLIGLSGGGSLQLGAGVVWMLMASLSMAIGTVMMPKVAEVADPVLATGWHMVLGSLPLILLSGLTETQQWQHLSGTHWLGLLYASVMGSALAYALFFYFASQENLTEFSSLTFLTPIFALLFGSTFLGESLTRLQWLGVGITLVCVYLINHRQEWQERLRLGWKGILSELGLDWLVSALSTVEIRDGNPD, from the coding sequence ATGGCTCAGTCTGACCTGTTCTTTCAGCCTATCTGGCAACGCCTCCTGATGATTGCCCCCTTTTTCCTGTGGGGCTCAGCAATGGTGGTGATGCGAGACGCCCTCTCCGAGACCACCCCCCTCTTTATTGCCATTCTGCGGTTGCTGCCGGCAGGGATCCTGGTTCTGGCCTTTCGGCTCTGGCAGGGGCGGGGCTCTGCGGCCTCTCACGCCTGGCATCCCAGAGGGCTGCGCGGCTGGCTATGGGTGTTGGCGTTTGCGCTGGTGGACGGCACTTGTTTTCAGGGATTTTTGGCCCAAGGGCTGAAAGAGACAGGGGCAGGCCTGGGATCCGTGCTCATTGACTCGCAGCCGCTGGCGGTGGCTTTGATGGCCACCTGGTTTTACCGCGAGCGGATGGGATCCCTGGGCTGGCTGAGCCTGGGGCTGGGAGTTTTCGGCATTGGCCTCATCGGCCTATCCGGTGGGGGATCCCTGCAGTTGGGGGCCGGCGTCGTTTGGATGTTGATGGCCTCCCTGTCGATGGCCATCGGCACCGTGATGATGCCCAAGGTGGCGGAGGTGGCGGATCCGGTGCTGGCGACGGGCTGGCACATGGTGTTGGGCAGCCTGCCCTTGATCCTGCTGTCGGGACTGACGGAGACTCAGCAATGGCAACACCTGAGCGGAACCCACTGGCTGGGCCTTCTCTACGCTTCGGTGATGGGGAGCGCCTTGGCCTATGCCCTCTTCTTCTATTTCGCCTCTCAGGAAAACCTCACCGAGTTCAGTTCCCTGACCTTCCTCACCCCCATCTTTGCCCTGCTGTTTGGCAGCACCTTTCTGGGGGAATCGCTGACGCGGCTGCAATGGCTGGGAGTGGGCATCACTCTGGTCTGTGTGTACTTGATTAACCACCGGCAAGAATGGCAGGAGCGCCTGCGCCTGGGCTGGAAAGGGATCCTCTCAGAGCTGGGTTTAGACTGGCTGGTGAGCGCCTTGAGCACCGTCGAGATCCGCGATGGCAACCCCGACTGA
- the trpS gene encoding tryptophan--tRNA ligase encodes MAKPRTLSGIQPSGELHLGNYLGAIKNWVAEQEHYENFFCIVDQHAITVPQDPKLLRERTRSLFALYLACGLSLEHCVLFVQSHVPAHTELAWLFNTITPMNWAERMIQYKEKKEKQGEETSVGLFSYPILQAADILLYQPKYVPVGEDQRQHIELCRDIARRFNDRFGEVFLIPEALIRPEGARVMSLTDGTRKMSKSDPSDFSRIHLLDDPDTIRKKIQKCKTDPIRGIAFDDPARPEAHNLLTIYMLTSGKSKEVVAAECAEMGWGQFKPLLADSIIAALEPIQQRYRELWSNPDHLLVLIRENAAKARAIAEQTLKTVREAMGFLPP; translated from the coding sequence ATGGCCAAGCCGCGCACCCTTTCTGGCATTCAGCCCTCTGGCGAACTGCATTTGGGCAATTACTTGGGGGCGATTAAGAATTGGGTGGCCGAGCAGGAGCACTACGAGAACTTTTTTTGCATCGTCGATCAACACGCCATCACCGTCCCTCAGGATCCCAAGCTGCTGAGGGAGCGTACCCGTTCGCTGTTTGCCCTTTATTTGGCCTGCGGTCTCAGCCTGGAGCATTGCGTGCTATTCGTCCAGTCCCACGTGCCTGCCCATACGGAGCTGGCCTGGCTGTTCAACACCATCACCCCCATGAACTGGGCGGAGCGCATGATCCAATACAAGGAGAAGAAGGAAAAACAGGGGGAGGAGACCAGCGTTGGCTTGTTCAGCTACCCGATTTTGCAGGCGGCAGATATTTTGCTCTACCAGCCCAAGTATGTGCCGGTGGGGGAGGATCAGCGGCAGCATATTGAGCTGTGTCGGGATATTGCCCGCCGCTTCAATGACCGTTTTGGAGAGGTGTTTCTGATCCCGGAGGCCCTGATTCGTCCGGAGGGGGCGCGGGTAATGAGCTTGACCGATGGTACGCGCAAGATGTCCAAGTCGGATCCCTCGGATTTCAGCCGTATTCATCTGCTGGATGACCCAGATACCATCCGCAAGAAGATCCAAAAATGCAAGACCGATCCCATTCGGGGCATTGCCTTTGACGATCCGGCTCGTCCCGAAGCCCACAATTTGTTGACGATTTACATGCTCACCTCCGGCAAAAGCAAGGAGGTGGTGGCGGCTGAGTGTGCCGAGATGGGGTGGGGGCAGTTCAAGCCCCTCCTTGCCGACAGCATCATCGCTGCCCTGGAGCCCATTCAGCAGCGCTACCGGGAACTGTGGAGCAACCCCGACCACCTGCTCGTTCTGATACGGGAGAATGCCGCTAAGGCCCGTGCCATCGCCGAGCAAACGCTAAAAACGGTGAGAGAGGCTATGGGGTTCTTACCCCCCTGA
- a CDS encoding chlororespiratory reduction protein 7: MLDSEPELLRAANHYVLLIPGLPEQFLSPEELQEFLVRLLQEHPHLVDADLARYPTPQAQAQRLIDTACEIEVSPGETVQWHPVRLSKRSSTQS; encoded by the coding sequence ATGTTAGACTCAGAACCCGAACTGTTACGTGCTGCCAACCACTATGTGCTGCTGATCCCGGGCTTGCCGGAGCAATTTCTCAGCCCTGAGGAATTGCAGGAGTTTCTCGTGCGGCTGTTGCAGGAACATCCCCACCTGGTGGATGCAGATCTGGCCCGCTATCCCACCCCTCAAGCGCAGGCACAGCGGCTGATCGACACCGCCTGTGAGATCGAAGTTTCCCCCGGCGAAACCGTGCAGTGGCATCCTGTGCGCCTGAGCAAGCGCTCCTCGACACAGTCTTGA
- a CDS encoding photosystem I assembly protein Ycf3 has translation MPRSMKNDNFIDKTFTVMADLILKLLPGVSSEQKKAFAYYRDGMAAQSEGEYAEALENYREALALEQGEEDRSYILYNMGLIYQSNGELDKALEYYHQALELNPRLCSALNNIAVLLHHKGELSLQAGDEETAEALFNEAAQYWIRAIRIAPNNYIEAQNWLKTTGRANLEVY, from the coding sequence ATGCCGCGCAGCATGAAGAACGACAACTTCATTGACAAGACCTTCACCGTCATGGCCGATCTGATCCTGAAACTGCTGCCAGGGGTGAGTTCCGAGCAAAAGAAAGCCTTTGCCTACTACCGGGATGGCATGGCCGCTCAGAGCGAAGGAGAATATGCCGAGGCCCTAGAAAACTACAGAGAAGCCCTCGCCCTGGAGCAAGGGGAAGAAGACCGCAGCTACATCCTCTACAACATGGGCCTGATCTACCAGAGCAACGGCGAACTGGACAAGGCTCTGGAGTACTATCACCAAGCTCTGGAGTTGAACCCAAGACTTTGCTCTGCTCTGAACAACATTGCCGTGCTGCTGCACCACAAGGGCGAGCTGAGCCTGCAAGCCGGGGATGAGGAAACAGCAGAGGCCCTGTTCAACGAGGCTGCCCAGTACTGGATTCGGGCCATTCGCATTGCGCCCAACAACTACATCGAGGCCCAAAACTGGCTGAAAACCACCGGGCGCGCCAACCTGGAGGTGTACTGA
- the gatC gene encoding Asp-tRNA(Asn)/Glu-tRNA(Gln) amidotransferase subunit GatC: MLKREEVQHVAHLARLELTEEEEIQFTEQLTDILAYVEQLKELDTEGVEPTFHVLDMELPTRPDEVEPYPDIEGILANAPDRADMFFKVPRILEGED, from the coding sequence ATGCTGAAACGGGAAGAAGTCCAACATGTTGCTCACTTGGCTCGTCTGGAGCTAACCGAAGAGGAGGAGATCCAGTTCACAGAGCAGCTAACAGACATCTTGGCCTACGTGGAGCAACTGAAGGAGCTGGACACGGAGGGGGTAGAGCCCACCTTTCACGTCCTGGACATGGAACTGCCCACCCGCCCCGATGAAGTCGAGCCCTACCCCGATATCGAAGGGATCCTGGCCAACGCCCCTGACCGGGCAGACATGTTCTTCAAGGTGCCCCGCATTTTGGAAGGGGAAGACTGA
- a CDS encoding Crp/Fnr family transcriptional regulator, whose product MPEAMPSHFAAGLSTRERQLLEDLYRSRSLSPYTPGQVIPLFPEEWVIVCRGVVQLTTLYPNGGEALLGFAGPSMPLGSPLTMLDPYQAKALTAVDVLRLPAAEVEASEILSQGLLKQVVRRLRQTEALLALAGRRRVEDRLRQLLSLLAVELGSPVATGVRLQVRLTHQDLANAIGTTRVTITRLLNRFRQQGWVAVDKNRHLVIKLAHAP is encoded by the coding sequence ATGCCTGAAGCGATGCCTAGCCATTTTGCTGCCGGCCTGTCCACACGGGAGCGCCAACTGCTGGAAGACCTCTACCGCAGCCGCAGTTTATCCCCCTACACTCCTGGCCAGGTTATCCCTCTGTTTCCTGAGGAATGGGTGATCGTCTGTCGGGGCGTGGTACAGTTGACCACCCTCTATCCCAATGGCGGTGAGGCGTTGTTGGGGTTTGCCGGCCCCTCCATGCCCCTGGGATCCCCGCTGACGATGCTGGATCCCTACCAAGCTAAGGCTTTGACGGCAGTTGATGTGCTGCGGCTGCCGGCAGCAGAGGTGGAAGCCTCAGAGATCCTGAGTCAAGGGCTGCTCAAGCAGGTGGTGCGTCGGCTGCGCCAAACCGAAGCATTGCTCGCCTTGGCCGGACGGCGGCGGGTAGAGGATCGGCTGCGCCAGTTGCTCTCCCTTTTGGCTGTGGAGCTGGGATCCCCGGTTGCAACAGGGGTGCGCCTGCAAGTGCGCCTTACCCACCAGGACTTGGCCAATGCCATCGGCACTACCCGGGTCACCATTACCCGTCTCCTAAACCGCTTTCGCCAGCAGGGCTGGGTTGCGGTGGACAAAAACCGGCACCTTGTCATCAAACTCGCCCACGCTCCGTAA
- the atpC gene encoding ATP synthase F1 subunit epsilon, whose amino-acid sequence MTLMVRVITPDRTVWDAPSEEVILPATSGQLGILTGHAPLLTAIGNGVMRVKADGKWLAIAVMGGFAEVENNEVTVLVNRAERGEKVDKAAAQALLDEASKVLNTSSDKQERLQAKLDQQRARALIQAAEMGSKTGS is encoded by the coding sequence GTGACGCTGATGGTTCGTGTGATTACCCCCGACCGCACGGTTTGGGATGCCCCCAGCGAGGAAGTGATCCTCCCTGCCACTTCGGGCCAATTGGGCATTCTCACTGGGCACGCCCCCCTCTTGACCGCCATCGGCAATGGCGTTATGCGGGTCAAAGCCGATGGAAAGTGGTTGGCCATTGCGGTCATGGGCGGATTTGCAGAAGTCGAAAATAACGAGGTAACCGTCCTGGTCAACCGAGCAGAGCGGGGTGAAAAAGTGGATAAGGCAGCGGCTCAGGCCCTCTTGGACGAAGCAAGCAAAGTTTTGAATACCAGCAGCGACAAGCAAGAGCGCTTGCAAGCCAAGTTGGATCAACAGCGAGCCAGGGCCTTGATCCAAGCTGCCGAGATGGGCAGCAAGACTGGAAGCTGA
- a CDS encoding transposase, whose translation MIKTAAISRKADGWYVTLSLQDSSVPEFTPESATLENTTGIDVGLDSFLVTDAGESVPVPQYYRRAQKRLKRLQRAVSREKKGSNRLWLVTSG comes from the coding sequence GTGATTAAGACCGCTGCCATCAGCCGCAAGGCAGACGGGTGGTATGTGACCTTGAGCCTGCAAGATTCGTCCGTCCCTGAGTTTACTCCTGAGTCTGCAACGCTGGAAAACACTACAGGGATCGACGTGGGACTGGACTCCTTTTTGGTGACCGACGCGGGGGAGTCTGTTCCAGTTCCCCAGTATTACCGCAGAGCCCAAAAGCGGTTAAAGAGACTGCAGCGGGCAGTGTCTCGCGAGAAGAAGGGGTCAAACCGCCTATGGCTAGTGACTAGTGGATAG
- a CDS encoding RNA-guided endonuclease InsQ/TnpB family protein, with protein MGYEALNIKGIARTKLAKSTYDAGWGQFLQMLAVKAERAGLRAIAVNPNGSSQNCSRCGQRVPKAIQDRWHSCSHCGLELGRDHHAAINIKHRAVGHPVLFASAGRSPQAQEMSFSR; from the coding sequence ATTGGGTACGAAGCCCTGAATATCAAAGGTATTGCGAGGACGAAGCTAGCAAAATCCACCTATGATGCTGGGTGGGGACAATTTCTGCAAATGCTGGCAGTCAAGGCTGAAAGAGCTGGGCTGAGGGCGATTGCAGTGAATCCCAACGGCAGCAGTCAAAACTGCTCTCGGTGTGGTCAAAGAGTACCGAAAGCGATTCAAGACAGATGGCATTCTTGTTCCCATTGTGGGCTAGAACTAGGGCGCGACCACCATGCGGCCATCAACATCAAGCACAGGGCGGTGGGGCATCCCGTTCTTTTCGCGTCAGCGGGACGTAGTCCTCAAGCGCAGGAAATGTCCTTTTCGCGCTAG
- a CDS encoding TolC family protein, whose product MAMQNGARDPLQLPQRQTNSAGSQLNLACSAPCGLLLSLLWAVPALAQPEAPSSAASALPNSREILTPPPPPTLSIPPNPADSTPAADLTLKGALTAEELVVPQSPLQVRIERREGLSLEEALEIAVAQNPAVQQARLAVERAEAGVALAQAAFAPTLSSRANYQYSEAPSPGGGPRRESHTLSASVVRVEYTAFDSGLREQNLKLAQEALRIAQLQLEQTLQTVKQAVANAYYDLQSADARVAISQAAVESSEATLRDAQARERAGLGTRFEILQAETELANNRQTLLVAQNTQQLNRRRLAELLNFPSPTDVLASDRIEPMGEWDLSLEETIIAAFAQRQELERRRRELEQAQSRLRLAQARNGPRIGLFASLDAVNDFNASRNSFDVGYSVGANFSLTWFDGGEAAAQARQAQIDGQVAVSNFVGTRNEIQRGVEEAFLTLSSSREQIDSAKVAIASAEESLRLARLRLQAGVGTQTEVINAEAALTTARGNLSNAVIAYNRALVQLKRAIGSL is encoded by the coding sequence ATGGCGATGCAAAATGGAGCCAGGGATCCGCTTCAACTTCCTCAACGGCAGACAAACTCGGCGGGATCCCAGTTGAACCTTGCCTGTTCTGCCCCCTGTGGCCTACTGTTGAGCCTGCTCTGGGCTGTCCCTGCTCTTGCTCAGCCAGAAGCTCCCAGCTCCGCTGCCTCTGCTCTGCCCAACAGCCGCGAAATCCTCACCCCCCCACCCCCCCCCACCCTATCGATTCCCCCCAACCCTGCTGACTCCACCCCTGCGGCTGACCTGACTCTAAAGGGGGCTTTGACGGCTGAAGAATTGGTGGTGCCCCAATCCCCCTTGCAGGTGCGCATTGAGCGCAGGGAGGGCTTGTCTTTGGAAGAAGCTCTGGAGATCGCCGTTGCCCAGAACCCGGCTGTGCAGCAGGCCAGACTGGCCGTCGAGCGGGCCGAGGCCGGGGTAGCCCTGGCTCAAGCTGCCTTTGCTCCCACCCTCTCCAGCCGTGCCAACTACCAGTACAGTGAGGCTCCCTCTCCGGGTGGTGGGCCAAGGCGCGAATCCCATACCCTCTCGGCCAGTGTGGTGCGGGTGGAGTATACCGCTTTTGACAGTGGCCTCAGGGAGCAAAACCTGAAGCTGGCCCAAGAAGCGCTGCGCATCGCCCAACTGCAGCTGGAGCAAACGCTGCAGACGGTCAAACAAGCTGTGGCCAATGCCTACTACGATCTGCAAAGCGCAGATGCCAGGGTTGCCATCAGCCAAGCTGCCGTCGAAAGTTCCGAAGCCACCCTGCGGGATGCTCAAGCCCGAGAACGGGCCGGGCTGGGTACCCGCTTTGAGATTCTCCAGGCAGAGACGGAATTGGCCAACAATCGACAAACCTTGCTGGTGGCCCAGAACACCCAGCAACTGAATCGCCGCCGCCTGGCCGAACTGCTGAATTTTCCCAGCCCCACCGACGTGTTGGCCAGCGACCGCATTGAGCCGATGGGAGAGTGGGATCTCAGCCTGGAAGAGACCATCATTGCTGCCTTTGCCCAACGACAGGAATTGGAGCGCCGACGCCGAGAATTGGAGCAGGCCCAAAGCCGCCTGCGCCTGGCACAGGCCCGCAATGGCCCCCGAATTGGCTTATTCGCCAGCCTCGATGCCGTTAACGATTTCAACGCCAGCCGCAACAGTTTTGATGTTGGCTATTCGGTGGGAGCCAATTTCAGCTTGACTTGGTTCGATGGAGGAGAAGCGGCTGCCCAAGCCCGCCAAGCCCAGATCGATGGACAGGTGGCCGTGAGCAACTTCGTCGGCACCCGCAATGAAATCCAGCGGGGGGTGGAAGAAGCCTTCCTGACCCTCAGCTCCAGCCGCGAACAGATCGACTCGGCCAAAGTGGCAATTGCCTCAGCAGAAGAGAGCCTGCGCTTGGCCCGGCTGCGCCTGCAAGCGGGGGTGGGCACCCAAACGGAGGTGATCAATGCTGAAGCTGCCCTCACCACTGCCCGTGGCAACCTTTCCAATGCTGTAATCGCCTACAATCGCGCCCTGGTACAACTGAAACGGGCCATTGGCAGCCTTTGA